The Tenacibaculum sp. MAR_2010_89 genome has a window encoding:
- a CDS encoding LytTR family DNA-binding domain-containing protein produces the protein MLKTLIIEDERHVRENLKKRVFQDFQNELFIIDEAISVKEGIEKIKRYQPQLVFMDVDLGDGTSFDILSSLEEINFKIIFVTGFDSHAIKAIRLGALDYLLKPIDDDEFVEAVKKAVNTIQKENTLSNSITIANHYYREGEHHKIVLKTLDTQHLVSFDDILYCKSEGNYTTFYLFEESIVISKPMKKVEELLDKKRFIKCHQSFIVNKAYITKYTNEGFLVTKTGEQIPVATRRKDMVLKNLF, from the coding sequence ATGTTAAAAACATTAATTATAGAAGACGAGAGGCATGTTAGAGAAAATCTAAAGAAAAGAGTATTTCAAGATTTTCAAAATGAATTATTTATTATTGACGAAGCAATCTCAGTAAAAGAAGGGATTGAAAAAATAAAAAGATACCAGCCTCAGTTAGTATTTATGGATGTTGATCTTGGGGATGGTACAAGCTTTGATATTTTATCATCGTTAGAGGAGATAAATTTCAAGATAATTTTTGTAACGGGGTTTGATTCTCATGCTATAAAAGCAATCCGTTTGGGAGCTTTGGATTATTTATTAAAGCCTATTGATGATGATGAATTTGTTGAGGCTGTAAAAAAGGCAGTAAATACCATACAGAAAGAGAATACGTTGAGTAATTCTATTACAATTGCAAATCATTATTATAGAGAAGGAGAGCATCATAAAATTGTTTTAAAAACATTAGATACACAACACTTAGTTTCATTTGATGATATTTTATATTGTAAATCAGAAGGGAATTATACAACCTTCTATCTTTTTGAGGAGAGTATTGTTATTTCAAAGCCTATGAAAAAAGTTGAAGAATTACTTGATAAAAAGAGATTTATTAAATGCCATCAATCTTTTATAGTAAACAAAGCCTACATAACTAAATATACAAACGAAGGGTTTCTTGTTACAAAAACAGGAGAGCAAATACCTGTAGCTACTAGAAGAAAAGACATGGTATTAAAAAATCTTTTCTAA
- a CDS encoding peptidase domain-containing ABC transporter has translation MKKFPNYKQTEAKDCGPTCIKIIAKHYGKTINTQQLRKLSETTREGSSLLGLSEAVESMGFKSLGIKLAFSKLREAPLPCIIHWNKNHYVVLYKIKKNTVYVSDPAHGLITFTKEEFIQHWIGNNADENTEEGIALLVEPTPRFYQEEFEEDEKFGFSFIFKYLFKYKKFIIQLIIGLLAGSLLQLILPFLTQSVVDVGIKNQDLNFVYLILFAQLFLFVGKASLEIIRSWILLHLSTRINISLISDFFIKLMKLPISYFDVRMTGDLLQRINDHKRIERILTTSSLTVLFSFFNLIIFSLVLGFYSLQIFGVFVLGSVLYFGWVLFFFKKRKELDYKRFSQVSQEQSKVIELINGMQEIKLHNAERRMRWNWEYVQARLFKVATKSLALEQTQSVGSNFINELKNMFITILSAKLVIDGQITLGMMMAISYIVGQLNGPIVQLINFMRDVQDAQISIDRLGEIHNMEDEEKPEDEKVTHIPEKEPIKLNNISFRYTGGLEPVLKDLSLEIPANKTTAIVGVSGSGKTTLMKLLLGFYQVDTGDISIGNFNLKNISQKEWRRNCGVVMQEGYIFNDSIAKNIAVGEDYVDKEKLAHAINVANIADYIEGLPLGYNTKIGSEGNGLSTGQKQRLLIARSVYKNPKFLFFDEATSALDANNEKVIMGKLNEFFSNKTAVVIAHRLSTVKNAHQIVVLEKGKIIEKGTHQELIALKGSYHHLVKNQLDLGK, from the coding sequence TTGAAGAAATTTCCAAATTATAAGCAAACCGAGGCAAAAGATTGTGGCCCAACGTGTATAAAAATAATTGCAAAGCATTATGGTAAAACAATCAACACACAACAACTAAGAAAACTAAGTGAAACAACCCGAGAGGGAAGTAGTTTATTAGGTTTGAGTGAGGCAGTTGAATCTATGGGGTTTAAATCTTTAGGAATTAAACTTGCTTTTAGCAAACTTAGAGAAGCTCCATTACCTTGTATTATTCATTGGAATAAAAACCATTATGTGGTTCTTTATAAAATAAAGAAAAATACTGTATACGTATCGGACCCTGCTCATGGACTTATTACTTTTACTAAAGAAGAGTTTATTCAACATTGGATAGGAAACAATGCTGATGAAAATACAGAAGAAGGAATAGCTTTACTAGTTGAACCTACTCCTAGGTTTTATCAAGAAGAATTTGAAGAAGATGAAAAATTTGGGTTCTCATTTATATTCAAATATCTTTTCAAATATAAAAAATTCATCATCCAACTTATTATTGGGTTATTAGCTGGTAGTTTATTACAATTAATCTTACCCTTTTTAACACAGAGTGTGGTTGATGTTGGTATAAAAAATCAAGATCTTAACTTTGTGTATTTAATATTATTTGCACAACTATTTTTATTTGTAGGAAAAGCCTCTTTAGAAATAATACGTAGTTGGATTTTATTGCATTTAAGTACTCGTATTAATATCTCGTTAATCTCTGACTTTTTTATCAAACTAATGAAACTTCCTATTTCTTATTTTGATGTAAGAATGACTGGAGATTTATTACAACGGATTAATGACCACAAACGTATAGAACGAATTTTAACTACCTCTTCATTAACGGTGTTATTTTCATTCTTTAACCTTATTATTTTCAGTTTAGTTTTAGGGTTTTATAGCCTACAAATATTTGGCGTATTTGTTTTAGGAAGTGTTTTGTATTTTGGTTGGGTTTTGTTTTTCTTCAAAAAAAGGAAGGAACTAGATTATAAACGATTTTCACAAGTTAGTCAAGAACAAAGTAAAGTTATTGAGCTGATAAATGGAATGCAAGAAATTAAACTTCATAATGCAGAAAGACGAATGCGTTGGAACTGGGAGTATGTTCAAGCTCGTTTATTTAAAGTAGCTACCAAAAGTTTAGCATTAGAACAAACCCAAAGTGTAGGATCAAACTTTATCAATGAATTAAAAAATATGTTCATTACCATTTTATCTGCCAAATTAGTAATTGATGGGCAAATTACTTTAGGTATGATGATGGCTATTAGTTATATCGTTGGGCAATTAAATGGTCCTATTGTTCAATTAATCAATTTTATGAGAGATGTGCAAGATGCACAAATATCTATCGATAGATTAGGAGAAATTCATAATATGGAAGATGAGGAAAAGCCTGAAGATGAAAAAGTAACTCATATCCCAGAAAAAGAACCTATAAAACTTAACAATATATCTTTTAGATATACAGGAGGTTTGGAACCTGTATTAAAAGATTTATCCTTAGAAATTCCTGCCAATAAAACCACTGCTATAGTTGGGGTTAGTGGAAGTGGAAAAACAACCTTAATGAAATTATTACTTGGTTTTTACCAAGTAGATACTGGAGATATAAGTATAGGAAACTTTAATTTAAAAAATATTTCTCAAAAAGAATGGAGAAGAAACTGTGGAGTAGTAATGCAGGAGGGGTATATTTTTAATGATTCCATCGCAAAAAACATCGCTGTTGGAGAGGATTATGTAGATAAGGAGAAATTAGCACATGCTATAAACGTAGCCAATATAGCTGATTATATAGAGGGTTTACCTTTAGGATACAACACAAAAATAGGTAGTGAAGGAAACGGGCTTAGTACAGGGCAAAAACAACGATTACTAATTGCACGATCAGTATATAAAAATCCAAAGTTTTTGTTTTTTGATGAAGCGACTAGTGCATTAGATGCAAATAATGAGAAAGTAATTATGGGGAAACTGAATGAGTTTTTCTCTAATAAAACCGCAGTAGTTATTGCACATAGATTAAGTACTGTTAAAAATGCGCATCAAATAGTAGTGCTAGAAAAAGGAAAAATTATAGAAAAAGGAACACATCAGGAATTAATAGCATTAAAAGGAAGCTACCATCACCTAGTTAAAAATCAACTAGATTTAGGTAAATAA
- a CDS encoding vitamin K epoxide reductase family protein → MGNTLINIVQQLLKRNRIPFDKEELAFQIQSHPSYPSLHAITGVLDHFNIENVAADVPVNSETLEQLPSCYIVQVNDSTGQNLTVVEKKKSDYILYTTEGKKEKISEEEFLKKFTGIIVAVEKTDTIQTSKKTSKIPQYVGFGIISMLAVFLVLKTTGSVFSISHLLLSIVGIVVSVAIVKQELGLQTSIGDAFCSGADDKKDCDAVLTSKGAEIIKGYKLSDFSILYFSTLTLLTFLEIATPAVSYTISLVAIPITLYSIYYQYAVVKKWCLLCLSIVGLLWVQALIPVLTNTYISSFVPSDYVVLAIIGTSTWLGWSYVKPLISEVTELRKEKIEGVKFKRNYTLFEGMLNKSPQRNTTFDKNQEIVFGNPTSNLEIVVVTNPFCGHCKPVHKQVDEILHKYNDSVKIRIRFNINTEDKSGNAVKITSRLLELYNNNKQKECLEAMSEIYEDGNVDLWLKKWGATNNSDYFLSELEREKEWCKNNAINFTPEILINGRSFPKEYNRSDLIFFIEELEENSQTIMSKI, encoded by the coding sequence ATGGGGAATACATTAATAAACATAGTACAACAACTTCTTAAAAGAAATCGAATTCCTTTTGATAAGGAAGAATTAGCATTTCAAATACAAAGCCATCCATCGTATCCTAGTTTACACGCTATAACAGGAGTGTTAGATCATTTTAATATAGAAAATGTAGCAGCAGATGTTCCTGTTAACTCAGAAACACTAGAGCAATTACCTTCTTGTTATATCGTACAAGTAAATGATAGTACTGGACAGAACTTAACTGTAGTTGAAAAAAAGAAAAGTGATTATATTTTATATACCACAGAAGGCAAAAAAGAAAAGATATCAGAAGAAGAGTTTTTAAAGAAGTTTACAGGGATTATAGTAGCTGTTGAGAAAACAGATACGATACAAACTAGTAAAAAAACTAGTAAGATTCCTCAATATGTAGGTTTTGGAATCATAAGTATGTTAGCAGTTTTCTTAGTGTTAAAAACAACTGGTTCAGTTTTTAGTATTTCTCATTTATTGCTATCTATAGTAGGAATTGTGGTTAGTGTAGCTATCGTAAAACAAGAATTAGGCTTGCAAACTTCTATTGGCGATGCTTTTTGTTCTGGAGCAGATGATAAAAAAGATTGTGATGCAGTTCTTACTTCAAAAGGCGCAGAAATAATAAAAGGGTATAAACTAAGCGACTTCAGTATTTTATACTTTTCAACATTAACCCTTTTAACCTTTTTAGAAATAGCCACACCAGCTGTTTCTTATACAATAAGTTTAGTCGCCATTCCTATAACATTATACTCTATTTACTATCAATATGCAGTAGTAAAAAAATGGTGCTTATTATGTTTGAGTATTGTTGGTTTATTATGGGTACAAGCATTAATTCCTGTACTAACAAATACTTATATTTCTAGCTTTGTGCCTAGTGATTATGTTGTTTTAGCAATTATAGGAACAAGTACATGGTTGGGATGGAGTTATGTAAAACCTCTTATCTCTGAAGTAACAGAATTACGAAAAGAAAAAATAGAAGGAGTTAAATTTAAAAGAAACTACACTTTGTTTGAAGGTATGCTAAATAAATCCCCTCAAAGAAATACAACATTTGATAAAAACCAAGAGATTGTTTTTGGAAATCCGACCTCAAATTTAGAAATAGTTGTTGTAACCAATCCTTTTTGTGGTCATTGTAAACCAGTTCATAAACAAGTAGATGAGATTTTACATAAATATAATGATTCGGTTAAAATAAGAATACGTTTTAATATAAACACTGAAGATAAAAGTGGTAATGCAGTAAAAATAACTAGTCGATTATTAGAGCTCTATAACAACAATAAACAAAAAGAATGTTTAGAAGCTATGAGTGAGATTTATGAAGATGGTAATGTTGATTTATGGTTAAAGAAGTGGGGAGCGACTAATAATAGTGACTACTTTTTATCTGAATTAGAAAGAGAAAAAGAATGGTGTAAAAACAATGCTATTAATTTCACTCCAGAAATTTTAATAAATGGAAGATCATTTCCAAAAGAATACAATAGATCAGACTTAATTTTCTTCATCGAAGAACTAGAAGAAAATAGCCAAACAATAATGAGTAAAATATAA
- a CDS encoding histidine kinase, giving the protein MKKIIVVICFLIAMGCFKKQDKVIFKKLPSYFNDKIAIGLSQDSLAFYLEKLKGVSKEGISDSLKAEFSYISSRFNNRLKKHDLAIEDLKDATSFTKNRIKNDREVSYFRALSLTYYSYKEDYLNAEGVNEKLFTLLNEYDYKNKASVYRFRQKVKAKLKEYDKALKANDSAAAMFLKVKDSSNYVLTKIGRSSIYSSLGSPKRAIRELTEVVKHESYLRTEVKYELYATLGYYYFNSNLYNKAILAYSNALTFSKKLPIHLSGTRNANNYVSISKSYIKLKKIDLAKKYVDSIFYLGLNNIDHINQRDALKTNLEILYKKNKDIGEVTSQLDSIYAYQEKNYANRVNSELETQKELYKNKIVLEKEKKKIEIQNLKYERNQYVLIALLLFGIMIGVLVLYFFRQRKFKIEQQNFLLHQRLLRSQMNPHFTFNSLSLIKNSIEEDSPKSIKYIQKFSRLLRTIFENSTKDYVPIEDELQSLQDYIELQQFRFPERFNFLIDNTIGAEDEVFIPPMLLQPFVENAIIHGFGKTETTGNLIIKLIFNEKYICCIIDDDGIGIDENNVDKRSSVKLIDDFLKKMTGEGITVVNKKELGKGSRGTKVELKIPYNIL; this is encoded by the coding sequence ATGAAAAAAATAATTGTAGTAATATGTTTTTTAATTGCAATGGGTTGTTTTAAAAAACAGGATAAAGTGATATTTAAAAAGTTACCAAGTTATTTTAATGATAAAATTGCTATTGGATTATCACAAGATTCCTTAGCGTTTTATTTAGAGAAGCTTAAGGGAGTTTCTAAAGAAGGAATATCAGATTCTTTAAAAGCTGAATTCTCCTATATTTCATCGAGGTTTAATAATCGATTAAAAAAGCATGATTTAGCTATTGAGGATTTAAAAGACGCAACTTCTTTTACAAAAAATAGAATAAAAAATGACAGAGAAGTATCATATTTTAGGGCTCTGTCGCTAACTTATTATAGTTATAAGGAAGATTATCTGAATGCTGAGGGAGTTAATGAGAAACTATTCACGTTATTAAATGAGTATGATTATAAAAATAAGGCTTCTGTTTATCGATTTAGGCAAAAAGTAAAAGCAAAATTAAAGGAATATGATAAAGCTTTAAAAGCAAATGATTCTGCCGCAGCTATGTTTTTAAAAGTTAAAGATTCTTCTAATTATGTTTTGACTAAAATAGGGAGGTCTAGTATTTATAGTAGTTTAGGAAGCCCCAAAAGGGCAATTAGAGAGTTGACTGAAGTTGTAAAACACGAGTCTTATTTAAGAACAGAAGTAAAGTATGAGTTATATGCCACATTAGGTTATTATTATTTTAACAGTAACTTGTATAATAAAGCAATTTTAGCATATAGTAATGCGTTAACTTTTTCAAAAAAATTACCTATACATCTTTCAGGAACAAGAAATGCCAATAACTACGTAAGTATTTCTAAATCATATATTAAATTAAAGAAAATAGATCTAGCTAAAAAGTATGTAGATTCTATATTCTACTTAGGGTTAAATAATATTGATCATATTAATCAAAGAGACGCCTTGAAAACTAATTTAGAAATTCTTTATAAAAAAAATAAAGATATAGGAGAGGTTACTTCTCAATTAGATTCTATTTATGCATATCAGGAAAAAAATTATGCAAATAGAGTTAATAGCGAGTTGGAAACACAAAAAGAACTATATAAAAATAAGATTGTTTTAGAGAAGGAAAAGAAAAAAATTGAAATACAAAATCTTAAGTATGAAAGAAATCAATATGTTTTAATTGCTTTATTGTTATTTGGAATAATGATAGGAGTGTTGGTTTTATATTTTTTTAGACAAAGGAAGTTTAAGATAGAACAGCAAAACTTCTTATTGCACCAACGGTTACTGCGTTCTCAAATGAATCCTCATTTTACATTTAATAGTTTAAGTTTGATTAAAAATAGCATTGAAGAAGATAGTCCGAAATCTATAAAATATATTCAAAAATTTTCAAGACTATTACGAACAATATTTGAAAATTCAACTAAAGACTACGTACCTATTGAAGATGAACTTCAATCACTACAAGATTATATTGAATTACAACAATTTAGATTTCCTGAAAGATTTAATTTTTTAATAGATAATACTATTGGAGCTGAAGATGAGGTATTTATACCACCAATGCTACTGCAGCCTTTTGTAGAGAATGCAATAATTCATGGATTTGGAAAAACTGAAACTACTGGAAACCTTATTATTAAACTTATTTTTAATGAAAAGTATATTTGTTGTATTATTGATGATGATGGTATAGGAATTGATGAGAATAATGTTGATAAAAGATCTTCGGTTAAGTTGATAGACGATTTTTTAAAGAAAATGACAGGAGAAGGAATTACTGTTGTAAATAAAAAAGAGTTAGGAAAAGGTAGCAGAGGAACCAAGGTCGAATTAAAAATTCCATATAATATACTTTAA
- a CDS encoding CHAT domain-containing protein — MTYKHLRLISLILIVFCNQKTISQHSYKEIVALSSKIDFSEKKIDSILSTVKIKDAKYAQIAHNFSFFHNKKTKNYNLAIKYGKIEVSILDSLKLVNKKHTNALYNIGKFYLKKKQYQQAIIYFTKAINSNNYPKRVAQSYCEIGNCYDKKGEYYKSIDFFLKGIPLLEKYGSKRSVLVQCVRLSNCCYKINTQKSTDLGLFYLKKGDSLIKNNKDIKFRSKTKNFLFTALANLYSNSFKKKINKAKNYYLRVLNNALIKKDSGSIANTYMNLGELYLDTRNDSCVYFLNKSIKYDLTEKVYLNETYRNLATFYKRKFNYNKALSHIEKAIFYNFEDVKNRQINSLTINQILNTYNKRSVLLSLKTKTEILLQLYNSTQEKEYLQKSIDNVQLTNKIVNILISYSTEANTKYLWRKEISETFNLGIYTAYLLNDSKLMFELMEKNKAFLLALNINENIKLTNLPDEVSIKNNVFKKDIFQLESETNTYKASKKKDSLFDLKVSYQNFKDSIQKIYPQFSNQNKDIQQISFNQVKSNLNKNDIKLYYTLNTSNVDSNKQSMLGLLIAKNKDIRFKIKNIDSVLLGITEYKKLISKPITQKQELARFKKVSYSLYNQLFPNKETKEIIKNKNISIVTDVSLENIPFEAFNTSSTGLQYLVNDCNISYTYSSSFSEFNKNRDRKTNTDIAVFAPVNFKNTELSSLEKTEKEAAVISNLIGGDSFTNSNATKENFVRKTSNAKIIHLATHANASNNPSIQFFTNDLKLHELYTYKNNADLVVLSACETNIGELKQGEGVLNLARGFFHSGANAVVSSTWKINDASSSYIMKEFYSNLKNKESKSEALNNAKRTYLKNHSLSEQSPYYWASFVLIGDTSPVFTTNYLLYILPILLGLFIIFIFFQKKG, encoded by the coding sequence ATGACTTATAAACACCTAAGACTAATTTCACTAATACTTATAGTCTTTTGCAATCAAAAGACTATAAGTCAACATAGTTATAAAGAAATTGTAGCTTTAAGTAGTAAAATAGATTTTTCTGAAAAAAAAATCGACAGCATACTTTCTACAGTCAAAATAAAGGATGCGAAATACGCTCAAATTGCCCATAACTTTTCTTTTTTTCATAATAAAAAAACCAAAAACTACAACCTTGCTATAAAATATGGTAAAATTGAAGTGTCTATTTTAGATAGCTTAAAATTAGTCAATAAAAAACACACCAATGCTTTATACAACATAGGTAAATTTTACCTCAAGAAAAAACAATATCAACAAGCTATAATTTACTTTACAAAAGCTATTAATTCAAATAATTACCCCAAAAGGGTGGCTCAATCTTATTGTGAAATAGGAAATTGTTATGACAAAAAAGGAGAATATTATAAATCTATTGACTTTTTTTTAAAAGGTATTCCCTTATTAGAGAAATACGGATCAAAAAGAAGTGTGTTGGTTCAGTGTGTAAGACTTTCAAACTGTTGTTATAAAATAAATACACAAAAAAGTACCGATTTAGGGCTTTTTTATTTAAAAAAAGGAGATAGTTTAATCAAAAACAATAAGGACATAAAATTCAGAAGTAAAACTAAAAACTTCTTATTCACTGCCTTGGCTAACTTATACTCTAACTCATTTAAGAAAAAAATCAATAAAGCTAAAAACTATTACTTAAGAGTATTAAACAATGCATTAATTAAAAAAGACTCAGGGTCTATTGCGAATACCTATATGAATTTAGGAGAGTTATATTTAGATACAAGAAACGACAGCTGTGTTTACTTTTTAAATAAAAGCATTAAATATGACCTCACAGAAAAAGTCTATTTAAACGAAACGTATAGAAATTTAGCAACATTTTACAAAAGAAAATTCAACTACAATAAAGCTCTTTCTCATATTGAAAAAGCTATATTTTATAACTTTGAAGATGTTAAAAACAGACAAATTAACTCACTTACAATAAACCAAATACTAAACACTTATAATAAAAGATCGGTTCTTCTTTCTCTAAAAACCAAAACAGAGATTCTTTTACAATTATACAATTCTACACAAGAAAAAGAATATTTACAAAAATCTATTGACAATGTCCAGCTTACCAATAAAATAGTAAACATTCTCATTAGTTATAGTACAGAAGCAAATACCAAGTATTTATGGAGAAAAGAAATTTCTGAAACATTTAATTTAGGTATTTATACTGCTTATTTATTAAATGATTCTAAGTTAATGTTTGAGTTAATGGAAAAAAACAAAGCTTTTTTGTTAGCGTTAAACATTAATGAAAATATAAAACTCACCAACCTTCCTGATGAAGTTTCTATTAAAAACAACGTATTTAAAAAAGATATTTTTCAATTAGAAAGTGAAACAAACACTTATAAAGCTTCAAAGAAAAAAGATTCTTTATTTGACTTAAAAGTAAGCTACCAGAATTTTAAAGACTCTATTCAAAAGATATATCCCCAATTTAGTAATCAAAACAAGGATATTCAACAAATTTCTTTTAATCAAGTAAAAAGTAACTTAAATAAAAACGATATTAAACTCTACTATACATTAAATACTAGTAATGTAGATTCTAACAAGCAATCAATGTTGGGACTACTAATTGCTAAAAACAAGGATATTCGTTTTAAAATAAAAAATATTGATAGTGTTTTATTAGGGATTACTGAATACAAAAAACTTATTTCAAAACCAATTACTCAAAAACAAGAACTAGCACGTTTTAAAAAAGTTTCATATTCACTCTACAACCAGTTATTTCCTAATAAAGAAACTAAAGAAATTATTAAAAATAAAAATATTAGTATTGTTACTGATGTTTCTCTAGAAAACATTCCTTTTGAAGCGTTTAATACTAGTAGCACTGGTTTACAGTATTTAGTAAACGATTGCAATATTAGCTATACTTACTCTAGCTCATTTTCTGAGTTTAATAAAAATAGAGATCGAAAAACAAATACAGACATTGCTGTTTTTGCTCCTGTTAATTTTAAAAACACTGAATTATCATCCCTAGAAAAAACAGAAAAAGAAGCTGCTGTTATTTCTAATTTAATAGGTGGAGATAGCTTTACAAACAGTAATGCTACAAAAGAGAATTTTGTTCGTAAAACTAGTAATGCTAAAATCATTCATTTAGCAACACATGCAAATGCATCTAACAATCCTAGCATTCAGTTTTTTACTAATGACTTAAAGTTACATGAACTATACACCTATAAAAACAACGCTGACTTAGTTGTTTTAAGTGCTTGTGAGACTAATATTGGAGAATTAAAACAAGGTGAAGGTGTTTTAAACTTGGCTAGAGGTTTCTTTCATTCTGGGGCCAATGCGGTGGTTTCTTCAACGTGGAAAATTAATGACGCTAGCTCTTCATACATCATGAAAGAGTTTTACTCCAATTTAAAAAACAAAGAATCAAAATCTGAAGCGCTTAATAATGCGAAACGTACCTATTTAAAAAACCATAGTTTATCAGAACAATCTCCATACTACTGGGCTTCTTTTGTTTTAATTGGAGACACTTCTCCTGTTTTTACTACTAATTACTTACTCTACATTCTTCCTATTTTACTGGGTTTATTTATCATTTTTATTTTTTTTCAAAAAAAAGGGTAA